A section of the Gemmatimonadales bacterium genome encodes:
- a CDS encoding BrnT family toxin codes for MALEFAWDPKKAASNLRKHGVSFEEALTAFADPLSITIPDPEHSAAEERCILVGLSVRGRLLVVAHIEVSEQIRIINARPATRAERVTYEED; via the coding sequence ATGGCCCTAGAGTTTGCTTGGGATCCCAAGAAGGCCGCCAGCAATCTCCGGAAGCATGGCGTGAGCTTCGAGGAAGCGCTCACGGCCTTCGCCGACCCTCTCTCAATCACCATACCCGACCCCGAGCACTCAGCTGCAGAGGAGCGCTGCATTTTGGTGGGGCTCTCGGTCCGCGGTCGCCTGCTGGTGGTTGCGCATATCGAGGTAAGTGAGCAGATTCGCATTATCAACGCCCGACCGGCCACACGCGCCGAACGCGTGACCTATGAAGAAGACTAG